A DNA window from Oncorhynchus tshawytscha isolate Ot180627B linkage group LG13, Otsh_v2.0, whole genome shotgun sequence contains the following coding sequences:
- the nkain1 gene encoding sodium/potassium-transporting ATPase subunit beta-1-interacting protein 1 — translation MGNCDGRCTLVAICSLQLMAALQRQVFDFLGYQWAPILANFLQIMAVILGIFGTVQFRSRYLILYAVWLVLWVGWNSFIICFYLEVGHLSQDRDFLMTFNTSLHRSWWMEHGPGCLVTPVLDSRIAPDDHHVITVSGCLLDYQYIEVLSSALQVLLALFGIVYACYVSKVFQDDEDSFDFIGGFDSYGYQPPQKTSHLQLQPLYTAG, via the exons ATGGGGAATTGTGACGGGAGATGCACGCTGGTGGCGATATGTTCACTGCAGCTG atggcaGCACTACAGAGACAGGTGTTTGACTTCCTGGGCTACCAGTGGGCTCCTATCCTGGCCAACTTCCTCCAAATCATGGCCGTCATACTGGGGATCTTTGGAACCGTGCAGTTCAGATCCCGCTATCTCATACTG tATGCAGTGTGGTTGGTGCTGTGGGTGGGATGGAACTCCTTTATCATCTGTTTCTACCTGGAGGTGGGACACTTGTCTCAG gacaggGACTTCCTGATGACTTTCAACACGTCGCTGCATCGGTCATGGTGGATGGAGCATGGCCCTGGTTGCCTAGTAACACCCGTGTTGGACTCCCGCATTGCCCCTGATGACCACCATGTCATCACCGTCTCCGGCTGTCTCCTTGACTACCAGTACATTGAGGTGTTGAGCTCTGCACTACAGGTCTTACTGGCT CTCTTTGGCATTGTGTATGCCTGCTACGTGAGCAAAGTCTTCCAGGATGACGAGGATAGCT ttGATTTCATTGGTGGCTTTGACTCCTATGGTTACCAGCCTCCTCAGAAGACCTCCCACCTCCAACTGCAGCCCCTCTACAC TGCTGGGTAG